The DNA window GTCCTCGGAGGCCGAGTCGATTAACGGGCCGGCGCAGATCAATTGGACCCACGCGGCCGAGGTGATGACCCGGGGCCAGGTCGGCCGTGCCCGAGGAATCGCACGAGTGGAGGGAGGTGAACCGCTTCGTACGTCTGCTCCTGGCAACAATCCCCCAGTTCTACCGAAGGAGACACGACACCATGACTGACACGATCACTGGTAACCCGACGATCGAGGCGTACGACGGTCCGATCGACCTGTCCCGCCCGCACTTCGTGGGCGTCGGCGGCTGCGCGATGTCCGGCCTGGCCCGGCTGCTGGCCGAGATGGGCCACCAGGTCACCGGAAGCGACCTACACGACTCGGCGGCTCTCGCGGCGCTGCGTACGGCCGGCGTCCGGGTGCAGGTCGGCCACGACGCGGTGTACATCGAGGGCGCGTCGTGCGTCGTCTACACGACCGTTGCGCAGAACGCGCCGGAGGTCCGCGCGGCGCGTGTCGCCGGCATCCCGGTGGTGCACCGGGCGCAGGTTCTGGACAGGCTGGCCGCCGGGCGGCGGCTGGTGGCGGTGTCCGGGTCGCACGGCAAGTCCACGACGACCGGCATGCTCGCGCACATCCTGCGCACCCTCGGGCAGGACCCGACGTACCTCATCGGGGCCGACCTGAACGGGCCAAGCTCGGGCGCCCACCTCGGCGCGTCCCGGCTGCTGGTCGCGGAGGCAGACGAGTCGGACCGGTCGTTCCACTTCCTGGCCCCGTCAATCGCGGTCATCACCAACGTGACCGACGACCACCCGGAGAACTTCACCGACCACGCCGACGTGCTGCGCGCCTACGTCGGGTTCGGGGCGCGGATCGCACCGCACGGGTTCCTGATCGTCAACGCCGACTGCGTGGGCGCGACGGTGGCCGCCGATGTCATCGCCGCCGAGCGACCCGATCTGAC is part of the Micromonospora sp. WMMD980 genome and encodes:
- a CDS encoding Mur ligase domain-containing protein, whose product is MTDTITGNPTIEAYDGPIDLSRPHFVGVGGCAMSGLARLLAEMGHQVTGSDLHDSAALAALRTAGVRVQVGHDAVYIEGASCVVYTTVAQNAPEVRAARVAGIPVVHRAQVLDRLAAGRRLVAVSGSHGKSTTTGMLAHILRTLGQDPTYLIGADLNGPSSGAHLGASRLLVAEADESDRSFHFLAPSIAVITNVTDDHPENFTDHADVLRAYVGFGARIAPHGFLIVNADCVGATVAADVIAAERPDLTVLRYGRDRAADVRLLDVHAEGWSASGSVRMPNGVVVGVTLPRPATHHLDNAVAAVACAVALGLDPADVAGAACTFGGVRRRFEHIDTRSGVTVIDSYADHPNEIAADLDAARTLARGRVFVVFQPSGHARVLAFGNRIGGVLAEKADYVLLLDVHGTVPEGRPIADGTAILGRLRDGDYCLPLGPDHAARIVGRMAGRGDVVLTMGTGDVTGYGPAILDALSSRSEVALSA